Proteins from one Stenotrophomonas aracearum genomic window:
- a CDS encoding cupin domain-containing protein, whose translation MRLILCSLLLAAASPATMAAAPAPAAPEPVVTSVMSKALPEYPGKEALILTVEYPPGGADPIHRHDAHGFVYVLEGNIVMGVAGGREVTLGPGEAFHEGPEDLHTVGRNASSTKPARFVVFLLKDADKPAVLPPH comes from the coding sequence ATGCGCCTGATCCTGTGCTCCCTGCTGCTGGCCGCCGCCAGCCCCGCCACGATGGCGGCCGCACCCGCCCCTGCCGCCCCCGAGCCGGTGGTGACATCGGTGATGAGCAAGGCCCTGCCCGAGTACCCGGGCAAGGAAGCCTTGATCCTCACCGTGGAGTACCCGCCGGGCGGTGCCGACCCGATACATCGACACGATGCGCATGGGTTCGTCTACGTACTGGAGGGCAACATCGTGATGGGCGTGGCCGGTGGTCGCGAGGTCACGCTGGGTCCCGGCGAGGCCTTCCACGAAGGTCCGGAAGACCTGCACACCGTGGGCCGCAACGCGAGCAGCACCAAACCGGCGCGATTCGTGGTGTTCCTGCTCAAGGACGCGGACAAACCCGCCGTATTGCCACCGCATTGA
- a CDS encoding RNA polymerase sigma-70 factor: MDTSPDLFTSLRPRVLGVAYRMLGSMAEAEDVAQEVWLRWNGTDRAAIENAEAWLVATATRIAIDELRLARRSREQYVGIWLPEPVPTEDADTPERLHEAASDLSVAFLAVLERLAPEARAAFLLHDVFDRDYPEIAGILDKSEAACRQIVHRARARLREERPLHVVPHRTHQQLLHAFADALDKADLKSMMALMDSSAQLIGDGGGIVSSFPKPMLGGARIAQLLFAPTLRRRAELRMVPAYFNGRMGLLRYFGDHLESAMSFDTDGERITQILVQRNPNKLARILAQQPLSLR, encoded by the coding sequence ATGGATACCTCCCCCGACCTGTTTACCTCGTTGCGCCCGCGCGTACTGGGCGTGGCCTACCGCATGCTGGGCTCGATGGCCGAGGCCGAAGACGTGGCCCAAGAGGTATGGCTGCGCTGGAATGGCACCGACCGCGCAGCCATCGAGAACGCCGAAGCCTGGCTGGTCGCCACCGCCACCCGCATCGCCATCGACGAGCTGCGCCTGGCCCGGCGCAGCCGCGAACAGTACGTGGGCATCTGGCTGCCCGAGCCGGTCCCGACCGAAGACGCGGACACGCCCGAGCGCCTGCACGAAGCGGCCAGCGATCTTTCGGTTGCGTTCCTGGCCGTGCTGGAGCGGCTGGCACCGGAAGCGCGCGCCGCCTTCCTGCTGCACGATGTGTTCGACCGCGACTACCCGGAAATCGCCGGGATCCTGGACAAAAGCGAAGCGGCCTGCCGGCAGATCGTGCACCGCGCGCGTGCTCGCCTGCGCGAGGAACGGCCGCTGCACGTGGTGCCGCACCGTACGCACCAGCAGTTGCTGCACGCCTTCGCCGACGCACTGGACAAGGCCGATCTGAAATCCATGATGGCGCTGATGGACAGCTCGGCGCAGCTGATCGGCGACGGCGGCGGCATCGTCAGCAGCTTCCCGAAGCCGATGCTGGGCGGCGCACGCATCGCGCAGCTGCTGTTCGCACCCACGCTCCGGCGGCGCGCCGAACTGCGCATGGTGCCGGCGTACTTCAACGGTCGCATGGGACTGCTGCGTTACTTCGGCGATCACCTGGAATCGGCGATGTCGTTCGACACCGACGGCGAGCGCATCACCCAGATCCTGGTGCAGCGCAACCCGAACAAGCTGGCGCGGATCCTGGCGCAGCAGCCGCTGTCGCTGCGCTGA
- the arsC gene encoding arsenate reductase (glutaredoxin) (This arsenate reductase requires both glutathione and glutaredoxin to convert arsenate to arsenite, after which the efflux transporter formed by ArsA and ArsB can extrude the arsenite from the cell, providing resistance.), with protein MNAVIYHNPRCGTSRNTLALIRHAGIEPQVVDYLRTPPTRQKLAELIAAAGLQVRDAIRSKEAPYAALGLADAALSDEALLDAMVANPILIQRPLVQTGLGTRLARPSEVVLEILPVIATPFTKEDGEVVKPQAKPDPRR; from the coding sequence ATGAACGCTGTCATTTACCACAACCCCAGGTGCGGTACTTCGCGCAACACGCTGGCGCTGATCCGGCATGCCGGCATTGAGCCGCAGGTGGTGGATTACCTGCGCACTCCGCCCACCCGGCAGAAGCTCGCGGAGCTGATAGCGGCGGCAGGTCTGCAGGTGCGCGATGCGATCCGCAGCAAGGAAGCGCCGTATGCGGCCCTTGGGCTGGCCGACGCGGCCTTGAGCGACGAAGCGCTGCTCGACGCAATGGTCGCCAACCCGATCCTGATCCAGCGGCCGCTGGTACAGACCGGGTTGGGTACCCGCCTGGCGCGGCCGTCGGAGGTGGTGCTGGAGATTCTTCCCGTGATCGCAACGCCATTCACCAAGGAAGATGGCGAAGTGGTCAAGCCGCAGGCGAAGCCAGATCCACGCCGCTGA
- a CDS encoding oxidoreductase, with product MTQRWLITGASRGIGRALAEAVLEAGHELVATARDPARLDDLVQRHGSAVRTTALDVTDPGQAVHAVVLAQQAFGGLDVLVNNAGYGDVNSVEDASLAEIRQQIETNLFGTIIMTKAVIPLMREQGSGHIIQFSSVGGRIGAPGRAAYSAAKWGVEGFSESLAREMALIGVQVTVVEPGGFRTDFAGASTTLHEGRREYEAVVGATARAQRAYDGRQPGDPARAAAALLKLAAQERPPLRLALGSDALEIIANADRDRLLEMERWRELSVSTDYPLAK from the coding sequence GTGACACAACGATGGCTCATCACTGGCGCATCGCGCGGCATCGGGCGCGCGCTGGCCGAGGCAGTACTGGAGGCGGGGCACGAGCTGGTTGCCACCGCGCGCGATCCTGCCCGTCTTGATGACCTGGTGCAGCGCCACGGCAGTGCGGTACGAACGACCGCGTTGGACGTGACCGACCCTGGGCAGGCAGTTCACGCGGTGGTGTTGGCGCAGCAGGCCTTCGGCGGGCTGGACGTGCTGGTGAACAACGCCGGCTACGGCGATGTGAATTCCGTGGAAGACGCCAGCCTGGCCGAGATCCGGCAGCAGATCGAAACCAACCTGTTCGGCACCATCATCATGACCAAGGCGGTCATTCCGTTGATGCGCGAACAGGGCAGTGGCCACATCATCCAGTTCTCCTCGGTCGGCGGCCGGATCGGCGCGCCCGGGCGTGCGGCGTACTCTGCCGCCAAGTGGGGCGTTGAAGGCTTTTCCGAGTCGTTGGCCAGGGAGATGGCGTTGATCGGCGTTCAGGTCACCGTCGTAGAGCCGGGTGGCTTCCGTACCGACTTCGCCGGCGCGTCCACCACCTTGCATGAGGGCCGGCGCGAGTACGAAGCCGTTGTGGGCGCCACCGCACGGGCCCAGCGTGCCTATGACGGCCGCCAGCCCGGCGACCCGGCGCGGGCCGCCGCCGCGCTGCTCAAGCTTGCAGCACAGGAACGGCCGCCGCTGCGCCTTGCCTTGGGCAGCGATGCGCTGGAAATCATCGCCAACGCGGACCGCGACAGGCTGCTGGAGATGGAGCGGTGGCGGGAACTCAGCGTGTCGACGGACTACCCGCTGGCGAAATGA
- a CDS encoding response regulator transcription factor: MNSLAVSPTGATVLVVEDEIELSRLFVEVLTAAGYTAVPAYSVTDAFAAMAYQHFDAAVLDVELRDGAIFPVADRLAAQGTPYLFASAIYFQAIPKAHQDVPFIGKPFNIDDLLFRVEQIISGVDLASPAA; this comes from the coding sequence ATGAACAGCTTGGCCGTTTCACCCACCGGCGCTACCGTGCTGGTGGTCGAAGATGAAATCGAACTGTCACGACTCTTCGTCGAAGTGTTAACCGCAGCCGGTTACACCGCCGTTCCCGCGTACTCGGTGACGGATGCATTTGCCGCCATGGCCTACCAGCATTTCGACGCTGCGGTACTCGATGTTGAACTACGCGACGGCGCGATTTTTCCCGTAGCGGACCGCCTCGCTGCGCAGGGAACGCCCTATCTGTTCGCGTCAGCCATCTACTTCCAGGCGATTCCAAAGGCGCACCAGGACGTGCCGTTCATCGGCAAGCCGTTCAACATCGACGATCTGCTGTTCCGCGTCGAGCAGATCATCAGCGGCGTGGATCTGGCTTCGCCTGCGGCTTGA
- a CDS encoding M23 family metallopeptidase, protein MNPPTPPDTDDAAVQKPRPRSRAYTLRRWLAWFVVPCLLGITVLAFWNSEWLRAPRAMWDLSRMPPPTSLPVPVEGVAARRIADTFGAPRGRDRTHAGVDIFARRGTPVRSAGPGVVVAVRDSGLGGRQVWVVGPARERYYYAHLEDWREGLSEGDVLAEGDVLGYVGDSGNAAGTPPHLHWGIYGGSGAYDPLPLLRAHVTGQPRASTPR, encoded by the coding sequence ATGAACCCGCCCACGCCACCCGATACCGACGATGCAGCAGTTCAAAAGCCGCGCCCGCGCTCGCGGGCTTACACCCTGCGTCGATGGCTGGCGTGGTTCGTGGTTCCCTGCCTGCTGGGCATCACCGTGCTGGCCTTCTGGAACAGCGAATGGTTGAGGGCCCCGCGCGCGATGTGGGACCTGTCCCGCATGCCGCCGCCGACATCGCTGCCGGTGCCGGTGGAAGGCGTGGCGGCGCGGCGCATCGCCGACACCTTCGGCGCGCCGCGTGGGCGCGATCGCACCCACGCCGGGGTGGACATATTCGCGAGACGCGGCACGCCGGTGCGCAGTGCGGGGCCCGGCGTGGTGGTGGCGGTGCGCGACAGCGGACTGGGCGGGCGCCAGGTCTGGGTGGTGGGGCCCGCGCGTGAGCGTTACTACTACGCCCATCTGGAAGACTGGCGCGAAGGCCTCTCGGAAGGCGACGTACTCGCCGAGGGCGATGTACTGGGCTATGTGGGCGATAGCGGCAATGCGGCCGGTACCCCGCCGCACCTGCACTGGGGCATCTATGGCGGCAGTGGGGCTTACGATCCACTGCCGCTGCTGCGTGCGCACGTCACCGGCCAGCCGCGCGCCTCAACCCCGCGCTGA
- a CDS encoding DUF1254 domain-containing protein, with amino-acid sequence MRVTASRNSHVVLLSTALALAVSVAACKREPDPVAPVAAEAPADASAPSTAPAAAPVERAAQPGGVTVTADNFVRAESDRYLASVVKDGGLGKLVHRREPASIDNQTVVRLNRDTLYSSGVFDLDAGPVTITLPDAGDRFMSMQVIDEDQYTTQVNYKPGAYTLSRGKDGTRYVIVALRTLVDPNNPDDVTQVHALQDAIKVQQASPGSFEVPQWDAASQDTVRNALLTLAETLPDTRHMFGTRDTVDPVRRLIGAASAWGGNPDADAMYLNVTPPNNDGKTVYRLHVADVPVDGFWSVSLYNAKGYFEKNAQDAYTLNNLTAKKNADGSVDIQFGGCDGQVPNCLPTMAGWNYLVRLYRPRAEILDGRWTFPEAVAVQ; translated from the coding sequence GTGCGCGTTACAGCCTCGCGGAACTCCCACGTTGTCCTGCTCTCAACTGCGTTGGCCCTCGCGGTATCGGTGGCTGCCTGCAAGCGCGAACCCGATCCCGTGGCGCCGGTGGCTGCCGAAGCTCCGGCGGACGCGTCGGCGCCTTCGACCGCTCCCGCCGCTGCGCCGGTCGAACGAGCCGCCCAGCCTGGCGGCGTGACGGTCACCGCCGATAATTTCGTGCGCGCCGAATCGGACCGCTACCTCGCGTCGGTGGTGAAGGACGGCGGGCTGGGAAAGCTGGTGCATCGACGCGAACCGGCGTCCATCGATAACCAGACCGTCGTTCGATTGAATCGTGACACGTTGTATTCCAGTGGTGTGTTCGATCTCGATGCGGGGCCGGTCACCATCACCCTGCCTGATGCCGGTGATCGGTTCATGTCCATGCAGGTCATCGACGAGGATCAATACACTACCCAGGTCAACTACAAGCCCGGCGCCTATACCTTGAGTCGCGGCAAGGACGGAACCCGCTACGTGATCGTGGCGCTGCGCACGCTGGTGGATCCCAACAATCCGGACGATGTGACCCAGGTGCACGCGCTGCAGGATGCGATCAAGGTACAGCAGGCTTCGCCGGGCAGCTTCGAGGTACCCCAGTGGGACGCGGCAAGCCAGGACACGGTGCGTAACGCGCTGCTGACGCTTGCCGAAACCCTGCCCGATACCCGGCACATGTTCGGTACCCGTGACACCGTCGATCCGGTCCGCCGGCTGATCGGTGCTGCGTCTGCATGGGGCGGCAATCCCGATGCCGATGCGATGTACCTCAACGTCACCCCGCCGAACAACGACGGCAAGACCGTGTACCGCCTGCACGTGGCCGATGTGCCGGTGGACGGCTTCTGGTCGGTGAGCCTCTACAACGCCAAGGGCTACTTCGAGAAGAATGCGCAGGACGCCTACACGCTCAACAACCTGACCGCGAAGAAGAATGCGGACGGCTCGGTCGACATCCAGTTCGGCGGCTGCGACGGACAGGTGCCCAACTGCCTGCCGACCATGGCCGGCTGGAATTACCTGGTGCGGCTGTATCGCCCACGAGCGGAGATCCTGGACGGACGCTGGACCTTCCCGGAGGCGGTGGCAGTGCAGTAA
- a CDS encoding alpha/beta fold hydrolase has translation MILRNRRSISLAGTLTLLALSLATPLAGFAAPVSAAKPTVVLVHGAFADSSSWNGVIDRLHADGYRVIAAPNELRSVRADAAEVNSLLRSIPGPVVLVGHSYGGFVISAAADGASNVKALVFVAAFAPAVGETAAQLSGKFPGSSLGATLAPPVVLADGGKDLYIEQDKFHAQFAADVPAAQARLMAAGQRPITEAALNEASPASAWKTLPSWFVYGDADLNIPAAAQAFMAERAQARETVVVKGGSHVVMVSHPDTVAALIEKAAQGARP, from the coding sequence ATGATCCTGCGCAATCGCCGCTCAATCTCCCTTGCCGGTACGCTGACGCTGCTGGCGTTGTCACTGGCCACGCCGCTGGCAGGCTTTGCTGCCCCTGTTTCGGCGGCCAAGCCCACGGTGGTGCTGGTCCACGGCGCCTTCGCCGACAGTTCCAGCTGGAATGGCGTCATTGACCGGCTGCACGCCGATGGCTACCGCGTGATAGCGGCGCCCAACGAACTTCGAAGCGTCCGTGCCGACGCGGCTGAGGTGAACAGCCTGCTGCGCAGCATCCCCGGCCCGGTGGTGCTGGTGGGGCATTCCTATGGCGGCTTTGTGATCAGTGCCGCGGCCGATGGCGCGTCCAACGTCAAGGCGCTGGTGTTCGTCGCCGCCTTTGCACCGGCGGTGGGCGAAACCGCGGCGCAGCTGTCCGGCAAATTCCCGGGCAGCAGCCTTGGCGCGACGCTTGCACCGCCGGTCGTGCTGGCCGATGGCGGCAAGGATCTCTACATCGAACAGGACAAGTTCCATGCGCAGTTCGCCGCAGATGTTCCCGCCGCGCAGGCACGCCTGATGGCGGCAGGCCAGCGCCCGATCACCGAGGCCGCATTGAACGAGGCCAGCCCGGCGTCGGCGTGGAAGACGCTGCCCAGCTGGTTCGTGTACGGCGATGCCGACCTGAACATTCCTGCCGCCGCGCAGGCGTTCATGGCCGAGCGCGCGCAGGCCCGCGAGACCGTGGTGGTCAAGGGTGGCTCGCACGTGGTCATGGTGTCCCATCCCGACACCGTGGCGGCGCTGATCGAGAAAGCAGCGCAGGGAGCACGCCCGTGA
- a CDS encoding type 1 glutamine amidotransferase domain-containing protein yields the protein MNVLIVLTSHDELGTTGKKTGFWLEELAAPYYAFLDAGANITLASPKGGQPPLDPKSNEPDAQTASTRRFEADAEATAKLANTVRLDSVSQDDFDTVFYPGGHGPLWDLAEDRNSIALIESFIGAGKPVGLVCHAPGVLRHVKATDGNPLVKGKKVTGFTNSEEAGVGLTDVVPFLVEDTLKSLGGDYSKGPDWGSHVVSDGLLITGQNPASSEEAANTLLKKTAETRD from the coding sequence ATGAACGTCCTGATCGTCCTCACGTCCCACGATGAGCTTGGCACTACCGGCAAGAAGACCGGCTTCTGGCTTGAAGAACTCGCCGCGCCCTACTACGCCTTCCTGGATGCGGGCGCCAACATCACCCTCGCTTCGCCCAAGGGCGGCCAGCCACCGCTCGATCCCAAGAGCAACGAACCCGACGCACAGACGGCGTCGACGCGCCGCTTTGAAGCCGACGCAGAGGCGACCGCCAAACTGGCGAACACCGTTCGCCTGGATAGTGTCTCGCAGGATGATTTCGACACGGTCTTCTACCCCGGCGGCCATGGTCCGTTGTGGGACCTGGCCGAAGACAGGAACTCCATTGCGTTGATCGAATCCTTCATCGGGGCAGGCAAGCCGGTTGGCCTGGTCTGCCATGCGCCGGGCGTGCTGCGCCACGTCAAAGCGACCGATGGCAATCCGCTGGTGAAGGGCAAGAAGGTCACCGGCTTCACCAATTCCGAGGAAGCGGGCGTTGGCCTGACCGACGTGGTGCCTTTCCTGGTGGAAGACACGCTCAAGTCGCTGGGTGGCGACTACTCCAAGGGACCGGACTGGGGCTCGCACGTGGTAAGCGATGGCTTGCTGATCACCGGTCAAAACCCCGCTTCATCCGAGGAGGCAGCGAACACGCTGTTGAAGAAGACCGCAGAAACACGCGACTGA
- a CDS encoding DNA-3-methyladenine glycosylase, whose amino-acid sequence MPASVLLPPSRWRTLPRRFYRRHPTEVAPELLNKLLVRDDGRAGRIVEVEAYAGDQDPAAHSFRGMTARTASMFGECGHLYVYFTYGMHWGSNAVCGEVGQGWGVLLRALEPVQGLDLIREARPAVRRDRELASGPGRLSQAMGIDKMLDGADLVKNDRGIRIVSDGMPPPEDPVAGPRIGIRHAVEFPWRWHVRGHAHVSGPVSARG is encoded by the coding sequence ATGCCCGCTTCCGTCCTGCTGCCCCCGTCGCGCTGGCGCACGCTGCCACGCCGTTTCTACCGGCGCCATCCGACCGAGGTGGCGCCGGAGCTGCTCAACAAGCTGCTGGTGCGCGACGACGGTCGTGCCGGGCGCATCGTAGAAGTGGAGGCTTATGCCGGCGACCAGGACCCGGCCGCGCACTCGTTCCGTGGCATGACCGCACGCACCGCCAGCATGTTCGGTGAGTGCGGGCACCTGTATGTGTATTTCACGTATGGCATGCACTGGGGCAGCAACGCGGTGTGTGGTGAAGTCGGTCAAGGCTGGGGCGTGCTGTTGCGGGCGCTGGAACCGGTGCAGGGCCTGGACCTCATCCGCGAAGCGCGCCCGGCGGTCCGCCGCGACCGCGAGCTGGCCAGCGGTCCGGGGCGGCTGTCGCAGGCGATGGGCATCGACAAGATGCTGGATGGTGCCGACCTGGTGAAGAACGATCGCGGCATCCGCATCGTCTCCGACGGCATGCCACCACCGGAGGATCCGGTGGCGGGGCCACGCATCGGCATCCGCCATGCGGTGGAGTTCCCGTGGCGCTGGCACGTGCGCGGGCATGCGCATGTGTCCGGGCCGGTGTCAGCGCGGGGTTGA